A single genomic interval of Ruminococcus sp. NK3A76 harbors:
- a CDS encoding energy-coupling factor transporter ATPase, with product MMDSFLKAEGLWFSYINEIEEPPVRTEVLKGIDLDIKKGEFVAVLGHNGSGKSTLAKCFNAINLPEKGKAYVDGIDTSDESRLLDIRQKVGMVFQNPDNQIVATIVEEDCAFALENMGVEPKEIRRRVDEALKTVGMYEYREHAVHKLSGGQKQRVAIAGIIAMQPECILLDEPTAMLDPSGRREVMKTIKMLNKELGVTIVLITHYMEEAAQADRVVVIDSGEIMLDGTPKQIFTQVQTLRNLGLDVPQVTELCYELKKAGIDIPQDIITEEECAAALYDILSKGEKSL from the coding sequence ATAATGGACAGTTTTCTTAAAGCCGAAGGGCTTTGGTTCTCATATATAAACGAGATCGAGGAGCCGCCTGTCAGGACAGAGGTCCTTAAGGGCATAGACCTCGATATAAAAAAAGGTGAGTTTGTTGCAGTGCTCGGTCATAACGGCTCGGGTAAGTCAACGCTCGCAAAATGCTTCAATGCGATAAACCTTCCCGAAAAGGGCAAGGCTTATGTAGACGGAATAGATACCTCTGACGAGAGCAGACTTCTCGATATCAGGCAGAAGGTCGGCATGGTCTTTCAGAACCCTGATAACCAGATAGTCGCAACCATTGTCGAGGAGGACTGTGCCTTTGCCCTTGAAAATATGGGCGTAGAGCCTAAAGAGATAAGACGGCGTGTTGATGAAGCGCTCAAAACAGTCGGTATGTATGAATACCGTGAGCACGCAGTCCATAAGCTCTCGGGCGGCCAGAAGCAGCGTGTTGCCATTGCCGGTATAATCGCTATGCAGCCGGAATGTATCCTGCTCGATGAGCCGACAGCGATGCTCGACCCCTCAGGCAGGCGTGAGGTAATGAAGACGATAAAGATGCTCAATAAAGAGCTCGGCGTGACTATCGTGCTGATAACTCACTATATGGAGGAGGCCGCACAGGCTGACAGAGTGGTGGTCATAGACTCAGGCGAGATAATGCTCGACGGCACACCGAAGCAGATATTCACACAGGTGCAGACGCTTCGCAACTTAGGACTTGATGTTCCGCAGGTCACAGAGCTTTGCTATGAACTGAAAAAAGCCGGTATAGATATCCCTCAGGATATCATCACCGAGGAAGAATGTGCAGCAGCGCTCTATGATATCCTTTCAAAGGGGGAGAAGTCATTATGA